A portion of the Aphelocoma coerulescens isolate FSJ_1873_10779 chromosome 1, UR_Acoe_1.0, whole genome shotgun sequence genome contains these proteins:
- the STIM1 gene encoding stromal interaction molecule 1 isoform X5 gives MDDDANGNVDVEESDEFLREDLNYHDPAVKHSTFHGEDKLISVEDLWKAWKTSEVYNWTVDEVVQWLISYVELPQYEETFRKLQLSGHAMPRLAVNNATMMGTVLKMTDRSHRQKLQLKALDTVLFGPPLLTRHNHLKDFMLVVSIVIGVGGCWFAYIQNRYSKEHMKKMMKDLEGLHRAEQSLHDLQERLQKAQEEHRSVEVEKVHLEKKLQDEISIAKQEAHRLRELREGTENELSRQKYAEQELEQVRMALKNAEKELESHCSWAAPEALQKWLQLTHEVEVQYYNIKKQNAEKQLLVAKEGAEKIKKKRNTLFGTFHVAHSSSLDDVDHKILTAKQALSEVTAALRERLHRWQQIELLCGFQIVNNPGIHSLASALNIDPGWMGTPRPNPSHFIMTDDVDDLDEELVSPMSIQYAAWLFGRRFSDRSSLSSEDQSLWKYPAPALPSTVRQRLVEPQHGHGSQRDLTRCDSDSSIPHLSDHQRIPSSAPKLLAARPTLLTRSMEEAVPGPPAPGAPTPNGGSRHGEPSALAALQERLPESPMVMKKMMMVNHGMEKSSSLGEISHPTAGKPSHSDSSRSHSPSSTDPDTPSPISDCRPSGARNTRIPQLAAKKSPGDEDSSLTGDEVDLGQSKKKFPLKIFKKPKK, from the exons TGTACAACTGGACGGTCGATGAGGTGGTTCAGTGGCTCATTTCCTACGTGGAGCTGCCCCAGTACGAGGAGACCTTCCGGAAGCTGCAGCTGAGCGGCCACGCCATGCCCAG GCTGGCAGTGAACAACGCCACCATGATGGGGACCGTGCTCAAAATGACCGACCGCAGCCACcggcagaagctgcagctcaaGGCCCTGGACACGGTGCTCTTCGGGCCTCCCCTGT TGACCCGTCACAACCACCTCAAGGACTTCATGCTGGTGGTGTCCATCGTCATCGGCGTGGGCGGCTGCTGGTTCGCCTACATCCAGAACCGCTACTCCAAGGAGCACATGAAGAAGATGATGAAGGACCTGGAGGGTCTCCACAGGGCTGAGCAGTCTCTCCATGACCTACAGGAGAG GCTGCAGAAGGCGCAGGAGGAGCACCGCTCTGTGGAGGTGGAGAAGGTGCACCtggagaagaagctgcaggacgAGATCAGCATTGCCAAGCAGGAGGCACACAGGCTGCGGGAGCTCCGCGAGGGCACCGAGAACGAGCTCAGCCGGCAGAAATACgcggagcaggagctggagcag GTGCGGATGGCGCTGAAGAATGCGGAGAAGGAGCTGGAGTCCCACTGCAGCTGGGCCGCTCCCGAGGCGCTGCAGAAGTGGCTGCAGCTGACCCACGAGGTGGAGGTGCAGTACTACAACATCAAGAAGCAGAACgcagagaagcagctgctggtggcCAAGGAAGGG GCTGAAAAGATCAAAAAGAAGCGAAACACCCTTTTTGGGACGTTCCATGTTGCTCACAGTTCCTCTCTGGACGATGTCGACCATAAAATCTTAACTGCAAA gcaaGCGCTGAGCGAGGTGAcggcggcgctgcgggagcggctgcacCGCTGGCAGCAGATCGAGCTCCTCTGCGGCTTCCAGATCGTCAACAACCCCGGCATCCACTCGCTGGCCTCGGCCCTCAACATCGACCCCGGCTGGATGGGCACCCCCCGGCCCAACCCCTCGCACTTCATCATGACTGACGACGTGGACGACCTGGACGAGGAGCTCGTGTCACCCATGTCCATCCAAT ATGCAGCCTGGCTTTTCGGGCGCAGGTTCAGCGACCGCTCCTCGCTGTCCTCGGAGGATCAGTCCCTCTGGAAATACCCTG CTCCGGCCTTGCCCAGCACAGTCCGGCAGCGCCTGGTGGAGCCGCAGCACGGCCACGGATCGCAGAG AGATTTAACTCGCTGCGACTCCGACTCCTCCATCCCGCACCTGAGCGACCACCAGCGTATCCCCAGCTCGGCGCCCAAGCTGCTGGCTGCCCGGCCCACGCTGCTGACCAGGTCCATGGAGGAGGCTGTCCCCGggcccccggcccccggcgcGCCCACGCCCAACGGCGGCAGCCGGCACGGGGAGCCCTCCGCCCTGGCGGCCTTGCAGGAGCGGCTGCCCGAGAGCCCCATGGTGATGAAGAAGATGATGATGGTGAACCACGGCATGGAGAAGTCCTCCAGCCTGGGGGAGATCAGCCACCCGACGGCCGGCAAGCCCAGCCACTCGGATTCGTCCCGGTcgcacagccccagctccaccGACCCCGACACCCCCTCCCCCATCTCTGACTGCCGGCCCAGCGGCGCCAGGAACACCCGCATCCCGCAGCTGGCCGCCAAGAAGAGTCCGGGGGACGAGGACAGCAGCCTGACGGGCGACGAGGTTGACCTCGGCCAGAGCAAGAAAAAGTTCCCCCTAAAGATCTTCAAGAAGCCCAAGAAGTAG